The DNA window TGAACCAGCAACGGAGTTTCATCCATTGATTTTGATTTATTAGTATTTGGACCTAAATCCTGTTCAATTAATTGGTCAAATTTGTCGGTTGTGCAACTTTTAGATAAGAAAATAGCGACGATGGAGAAAGTAATCATTTTCATAAAGAATGTTTTAAGTGTAAGAAATACCACCTACTTGGTGAATAAGGAAGTCTTCGAAGGATTGTTAATTCATTCACTGTGTGGTATAAGGCCTGATAGTGTAAACAGTAATCGAATCTAGCAACAATTCAATAAATTAAAAATAATTTTACGTCTTGTTAGCAATTAATTAACAACACTTTTATTCAGTGATCATTCATGAAGTAACCAATATAAATATCATCATTGAGTCGTATTTCCACTGGCTGCAGAAAGTATAATTCGATAGTTAATTTTTTTTGGGGCTTTATTTTAAAAATGTTCCGGTAGTCGGTCACCCTCTTATCAAAATCAAAACTAAGAGCCGATAAACTAATTCACCTTATTTAAAGTAAAGCTAAAGGTGCTGCCTTTTCCGGGCGTGCTGCGCACATTGATGGTTTGTCCGTGGTATTCCAGGATGTGTTTGACTATGGAGAGTCCCAGGCCACTTCCGCCCATTTCTCTGGATCTGCTTTTGTCAACCCTGTAAAACCGGTCAAATATAAATTTATGGTGGTCTTCCGGTATTCCAATTCCATCATCGGAAACTTCGATCAAGATCTTGGTGTCCATATCGTAGAAACTGACTTTGGTTTTACCGTTGGTGTCTCCGTATTTTATTGAATTTTGAATCAGATTGTTTAAGACTAGGCGGATCTGTTCCCTTTCACCTTGTACCTGATATTTTTGATCCGCACCAGACTTAAAAGACATGCTGATATTCTTTTGCTTGGCGGTTTCTTCCAAATCGCCAAATACCTCCTCAACCAATTCCTGAATGTCAAACGATTGAAGATCCCATACACTCTGACTGGATTCCAGCCTGGAAATGGCTTCAAGATCTTCCACAATGGTTTGCAGGCGTTCAGCATTGGACAATGCTTTTTCCAAAAATTTAGAGTTAACCTCATGGTCGTTGATCGCTCCATTGATCAAAGTTTGTATGTAACCTTGAATGTTGAAAATAGGAGTTTTTAATTCGTGGGAAACGTTCCCGATGTATTCCCTTCGGTAATCTTCAAGCTTCGATAAAGCAATCATGTCATTGTTCTTTTTATCGAGCCAGGCATTGACATCTGCCTCCACCATGTCGAAGAGATTATTAGCCGTAATCAGACTTGTTAACTTTTGGGTGTCTTCTTTTTTTTGATCGTTGATGAGGCGGTAAATTACTTTTAATCTGCGGTAGACGGAAGCATGCAGAAGGATATTAAAAGTAATGACCGAAAATACAAAGCTAGCTAATGAGCTAAAAAAATTGCACCAAAAGTCATTTTGAATAGACCAATCCCAACCATTATGGTCGTAATGCAAAATATAGTAACACCCAAAATGCCTGCTGCAATCAGGCTTACCTTATTGAGATTAAGATTCTTGAATACTTTAGAATTCCAGTTTATAGCCAATGCCTTTAATCGTTTTTATGTACCGTCCATCCAGCCTTTCTCTGATTTTTCTGATGTGGACATCTATGGTTCTTTCGCCGACAAGTACATCATTTCCCCAAACTTTATGAAGGATTTCATCGCGTTTGAAGACCTTGCCCGGCTTTTCCGCCAACAAATATAGCAATTGGAATTCTTTTCTGGGAAAATCAAGGGGTGTGTCACCCACAATAACTCTATAGGACTCAGGATCTATGGTGAGGTCTCCGAATTTAAGTACAGCCTCTGTTGCAAATTTATTTTTCTGATTGCGCCTTAGGATGGCCTTTATCCTGCTCGAAAGAACATTGGGTTTGATGGGCTTGGTAATAAAATCATCCGCACCTGAATCAAGGACATTCATTTGTGTTTGGTCATCGGTCTTGGCGGTAAGGAAGGCTATTTTGTATTCATTGTTGGGATACTTAGACTTTAAATGTCTTAGGAAACTCAGCCCATCCATTTCCGGCATCATATAATCTACAAGAATCAGCTCCGGTTCAAATGTTTGTAAAATTTCCAGCGCAAGTTTACCATTCAAAGCCACTTTGACTTCATATCCTAAAGAGCTTAGATGGTAGTTGATGAACTCCAGCGTATCTGCTTCATCATCAACAATCAGGATTTTAGTCGAATTCTTCATCGATGCTGCAAAGATACGTAGGTAAAAAGTTACGATACCATAATGTCAGATTATCAAATTATTAATTTCGGATGGTTGAAGAATCCGGTTTTGATTGAGATTCAATTTTGTCAATCACCATTCGCTCAATTTTTTCAAGCATTTCAGGTCTTAGGTTGTAATAATCGCCGGCCAGAAGGAAGATTGAATCGTTGGTTTGGTGCTTGTTCAGTATTTCTTGTTTGAGCGTTTGCGTCAGACTGTCTTTTACATAACCAGAAAGAGATTCAAAATTTGCCTCCATATAATACAAGTCTGTAAGTATGGCAGCCATTTCTTCAGGAGAAATTGGTGGCTTGGAATCTTTGTTCTCCTTGCAGCAAATGAAGAACAAAACCAATAATGGCAACAGGCTCTTATACATGTCAGACTTCTTTTGGAAAATAATGGTTCAAATATAGGATATTGTTCCAATTGACCTCTTGCCATTTGGTCACCTTGGAT is part of the Candidatus Vicinibacter affinis genome and encodes:
- a CDS encoding sensor histidine kinase codes for the protein MHYDHNGWDWSIQNDFWCNFFSSLASFVFSVITFNILLHASVYRRLKVIYRLINDQKKEDTQKLTSLITANNLFDMVEADVNAWLDKKNNDMIALSKLEDYRREYIGNVSHELKTPIFNIQGYIQTLINGAINDHEVNSKFLEKALSNAERLQTIVEDLEAISRLESSQSVWDLQSFDIQELVEEVFGDLEETAKQKNISMSFKSGADQKYQVQGEREQIRLVLNNLIQNSIKYGDTNGKTKVSFYDMDTKILIEVSDDGIGIPEDHHKFIFDRFYRVDKSRSREMGGSGLGLSIVKHILEYHGQTINVRSTPGKGSTFSFTLNKVN
- a CDS encoding response regulator transcription factor; translated protein: MKNSTKILIVDDEADTLEFINYHLSSLGYEVKVALNGKLALEILQTFEPELILVDYMMPEMDGLSFLRHLKSKYPNNEYKIAFLTAKTDDQTQMNVLDSGADDFITKPIKPNVLSSRIKAILRRNQKNKFATEAVLKFGDLTIDPESYRVIVGDTPLDFPRKEFQLLYLLAEKPGKVFKRDEILHKVWGNDVLVGERTIDVHIRKIRERLDGRYIKTIKGIGYKLEF
- a CDS encoding DUF4296 domain-containing protein, with protein sequence MYKSLLPLLVLFFICCKENKDSKPPISPEEMAAILTDLYYMEANFESLSGYVKDSLTQTLKQEILNKHQTNDSIFLLAGDYYNLRPEMLEKIERMVIDKIESQSKPDSSTIRN